A stretch of the Acidobacteriota bacterium genome encodes the following:
- a CDS encoding PEGA domain-containing protein, whose product ALVIGAAALHGPVWALRAIGRTGSTVGRATLGGLTRVAQDAVLLALDTVLVARDTVLVARDTVLVARETVLVAQDTAPVPQDTVLVAQDTAPVPLVIGAAALHGPVWVLRAIGRTGGTVGRATLGGLTRVARGTVRAARGTVRAARDTARATYGIGSATFLVRQARHPLVGGQLVFAALLVIAVWPGMLLATPQGRGLLQLWIEDVESAAGKHRLAKVSNVVAPRPTALRVQSEPTGAQVWIDGVLKGETPLALDHIKQGIHTVVLRHASGSVRTTVRVGQGESADLLVPIYPGWLAVFASVELQILEGGAVIGTTESGRFFVRPGYHTVELVSARLGFRTTRTIEVKPGEVAALNVALPPAPLEIVAPQGSEIWVDGLLIGAAPLQPQSVAVGTRDVMMRHPVLGEQRQTTTVTYGTPNRVVFASPS is encoded by the coding sequence GGCGCTCGTGATCGGTGCGGCGGCACTGCACGGGCCGGTGTGGGCGTTGCGCGCGATCGGGCGCACGGGAAGCACGGTCGGCCGGGCGACACTCGGCGGGCTGACGCGAGTGGCGCAGGACGCGGTACTCCTAGCGCTGGACACGGTGCTCGTGGCGCGGGACACGGTACTCGTGGCGCGGGACACGGTGCTCGTGGCGCGGGAGACGGTGCTCGTGGCGCAGGACACGGCGCCCGTGCCGCAGGACACGGTGCTCGTGGCGCAGGACACGGCGCCCGTGCCGCTCGTGATCGGTGCGGCGGCACTCCACGGGCCGGTGTGGGTGTTGCGCGCGATCGGGCGCACGGGCGGCACAGTCGGCAGGGCGACACTCGGCGGCCTGACACGAGTGGCGCGAGGGACGGTGCGCGCGGCGCGAGGGACGGTGCGTGCGGCGCGGGACACGGCGCGCGCGACGTACGGGATCGGCTCCGCGACATTTCTGGTTCGGCAGGCTCGGCACCCACTCGTCGGCGGGCAACTTGTGTTCGCCGCCTTGCTCGTGATCGCGGTGTGGCCCGGAATGTTGCTCGCCACCCCGCAGGGGCGTGGACTGCTTCAGCTCTGGATCGAGGATGTTGAGTCGGCTGCAGGGAAGCACCGTCTGGCGAAGGTTTCCAACGTCGTGGCGCCCCGCCCGACTGCGCTCCGTGTTCAGTCCGAGCCGACTGGAGCGCAGGTCTGGATCGATGGCGTGCTGAAGGGCGAAACCCCTCTGGCGCTCGATCACATCAAGCAAGGCATCCACACCGTCGTTCTCCGCCATGCCTCTGGATCGGTTCGCACGACGGTCCGCGTGGGACAGGGCGAGTCAGCCGATCTCCTGGTCCCCATCTACCCCGGGTGGCTCGCCGTCTTTGCGTCAGTCGAACTGCAGATTCTCGAGGGGGGCGCCGTCATCGGGACAACGGAAAGTGGGCGCTTCTTCGTCAGGCCGGGTTACCACACCGTGGAGCTCGTGAGCGCGCGGCTCGGGTTCCGGACCACACGCACGATCGAAGTGAAGCCCGGTGAGGTGGCGGCGTTGAACGTCGCACTGCCACCCGCGCCGCTCGAGATCGTCGCCCCGCAAGGCTCCGAGATCTGGGTCGACGGGCTGCTGATTGGCGCCGCTCCCCTTCAGCCCCAGTCCGTGGCCGTCGGCACACGTGATGTGATGATGCGGCACCCGGTGCTTGGTGAGCAGCGACAAACAACGACGGTCACGTACGGCACGCCGAATCGGGTCGTCTTTGCGTCGCCCAGTTGA